A genomic stretch from Microcebus murinus isolate Inina chromosome 19, M.murinus_Inina_mat1.0, whole genome shotgun sequence includes:
- the LITAF gene encoding lipopolysaccharide-induced tumor necrosis factor-alpha factor isoform X2, with protein MLENPCNMSVPGPYQAAAGPSSVPTAPPSYEETVAVNGYYPAPPAPMPGPATGLMTGPDGKGMNPPSYYTQPVPVPNANAIAVQTVYVQQPVSFFDHPVQMCCPSCNKMIVTQLSYNAGALTWLSCGSLCLLGCVAGCCFIPFCVDALQDVDHYCPNCKALLGTYKRL; from the exons GTAACATGTCAGTTCCAGGACCTTACCAGGCAGCCGCCGGGCCTTCCTCGGTGCCGACCGCACCCCCGTCCTATGAAGAGACGGTGGCCGTCAACGGCTACtaccccgcgccccccgcgcccatGCCCGGGCCAGCCACGGGGCTCATGACGGGCCCGGATGGGAAGGGCATGAATCCTCCTTCCTATTACACCCAGCCGGTGCCCGTCCCCAACGCCAACGCAA TCGCCGTGCAGACGGTCTACGTGCAGCAGCCCGTCTCGTTTTTCGACCACCCTGTCCAGATGTGCTGTCCTTCCTGCAACAAGATGATCGTCACCCAGCTGTCCTACAACGCCGGCGCCCTGACCTGGCTGTCCTGCGGGAGCCTGTGCCTGCTGGG GTGCGTGGCGGGCTGTTGCTTCATCCCCTTCTGCGTGGACGCCCTGCAGGACGTGGACCACTACTGTCCCAACTGCAAAGCTCTCCTGGGCACCTACAAGCGCTTGTAG
- the LITAF gene encoding lipopolysaccharide-induced tumor necrosis factor-alpha factor isoform X1 gives MSVPGPYQAAAGPSSVPTAPPSYEETVAVNGYYPAPPAPMPGPATGLMTGPDGKGMNPPSYYTQPVPVPNANASVAFPSSLPFHECRLPNPFLPTVAVQTVYVQQPVSFFDHPVQMCCPSCNKMIVTQLSYNAGALTWLSCGSLCLLGCVAGCCFIPFCVDALQDVDHYCPNCKALLGTYKRL, from the exons ATGTCAGTTCCAGGACCTTACCAGGCAGCCGCCGGGCCTTCCTCGGTGCCGACCGCACCCCCGTCCTATGAAGAGACGGTGGCCGTCAACGGCTACtaccccgcgccccccgcgcccatGCCCGGGCCAGCCACGGGGCTCATGACGGGCCCGGATGGGAAGGGCATGAATCCTCCTTCCTATTACACCCAGCCGGTGCCCGTCCCCAACGCCAACGCAA GTGTCGCATTCCCGTCTTCTTTGCCGTTTCATGAATGCCGTCTGCCCAACCCTTTCCTTCCGACAGTCGCCGTGCAGACGGTCTACGTGCAGCAGCCCGTCTCGTTTTTCGACCACCCTGTCCAGATGTGCTGTCCTTCCTGCAACAAGATGATCGTCACCCAGCTGTCCTACAACGCCGGCGCCCTGACCTGGCTGTCCTGCGGGAGCCTGTGCCTGCTGGG GTGCGTGGCGGGCTGTTGCTTCATCCCCTTCTGCGTGGACGCCCTGCAGGACGTGGACCACTACTGTCCCAACTGCAAAGCTCTCCTGGGCACCTACAAGCGCTTGTAG